CGTCGGCATCGACGCGGTGCCATTGGCTGACCTCGCCACGTGCAAGCAGGAAGTGGATGGCCGTCAGCGCCGGCCGCGACCGGCCATCGAGCTCGATGGTGACAGCCGATTCGTGGATGCGGCGGAAGTGGCCCCCTTCGGGATGTGGGGCCAGCTGCAGTTCGGCGATGAGGTGTGCGGCACGGGGATCCATGGCCGCATCGTAGCGTTGTCCGTGATTGCCGCCACAAAGAGCCTTACCGGCCATACGGATCAACGATTTACAGGCCGACGCGGCGACTCCACCGGCCCCGCTGCATAATCCCGCCTGGACCGGGGAAGGCACGCCGACATGAAAGACGGTGACGTCGATTACTCGAAGTACACACTGCGCGAGATGGAAGAGGCGCTCGACGGGGTCAACGCGGAAAAGTACCCGAAGAACCACGCGAACCTGCGCGCCGCATACCAGAAGCTGACGGACCAGCTTCCGCCTGCACCTGCGCCGGCAGCCGACCTCCAGGCAGAACAGGTCCCGTTCGACGACGATCCGCCGCCAGCGCCGAAGTACGATGAGCACGGCCGCTACCTGCCCAATCATATTCCCGCGAGCGAGCGGCTGCGTCTGGCTGGATTGTCGATGCTTCTGCTGGCCTACGGCAGCTATGGCGTCTGGAGGAACGACTTCTACGTGCCTGCCAGGCGAGGCGGCATGCATCTGCATGACGCTTCGGCATGGTCCATGTTCGCTGCGTTCGGCTGCGCCTGCCTCGGCATGCTCGTGCTGATCGCCGATCATTACGACCGTCGTGACAACGAGCTGAATTATTGGCGCGCCAGCCGCACGGTCTGGGGGTTCGGATGGACCTGCTTCGTGCTCTCGTTGATTCTCTGGATGCTGCGCGATGCCCGGACGTAGGGCAGGCCCAACCCACGTCCTGGTCGGTTTGACGCCAACGTTGACCCACTTCAGGAGGTACGCGGCAAGGAAGTATGTCGTCTCGAGCACCCTGCGGCAGGTGGACTGGAACGCGGAACTCGTGCGCGGCGATCTGCAGGAGGTCGTTGCGCAACTCAAGCGGCAACCCGGCCAGGGGATTCTCGTGGGCGGCGTGAAATTGCCGCTGGCATTGGCGGAGCTCGGGCTGATCGATGAGTACGAGTTCGTGGTGCAGCCCCGGCTGGCAGGCCATGGCCCGACGCTGCTGGCAGGACTGTCGGCGAGCGTTGAATTGAAGCTCGTGAGCAGCCGGGAGCTCGACTCGGGCACGGTGGTGATGCGATACGTGCCAGCAAGCTAGCAGCAAGAATCGAACCCTTCACCATTGCGGGTAACACCATGGACGTCGTCGATTTCTACGAGCGTTACCCGTATCCAAGACCCGTCGAGAGCCTCGACGAGTACCGGCTGCGCTGGCAGGACCGGGACCGGCGTCGCGCGGAATACCATCTGCATTGGCCTGCCAACGCCTACCGGGAAGATCACTCGATTCTGATTGCGGGATGCGGGACATCCCAGGCGGCCAAACACGCGATGCGCTGGCCCGCGGCCCGGGTGGTGGGCATCGACTTCAGCGCGACCAGCGTCGACCGCACCTTGCAGCTCAAGCAACGCCATGGGCTGGACAATCTCCAGGTGCACCAGCTCGCCATCGAGCGCGTGGAAGCGTTGCAGCAGCGTTTCGACTGGATCGTCTGCACCGGCGTGCTGCACCACCTGCCGGATCCTGACGCCGGCCTGGCGGCGTTGCGCCGCGTGCTCGATCGCGACGGCGCCATGCAGCTCATGCTGTATGCGCCTTACGGCCGGGCCGGTATCTACATGCTGCAGGAGTTCTGCCAGCGCATCGGAATCCGGGCCACCGATGACGAGATCCACAAGCTCATCGCCGCGCTCACGCTGCTGCCGCGCGGACATCCACTGGAGAACCTGCTGCGCCAGGCACCGGACTTCCGCCAGGAGGCTGCGCTCGCCGATGCGTTGCTGCACCCGCAGGATCGCGCCTACACGGTTCCGCAGGTGTTCGACTTCATCGCGCGTGCCGGCCTGACATTTGGTCGCTGGGTCAGGCAGGCGCCCTACTCGGCGTACTGCGGCGCGCCTGCGCGCATTCCGCAGGCCGACCGTCTCAGGCAACTTTCACCGGCCGGGCAGTTCGCCGCCATCGAGCTGTTCAGGGGCACGATGCTTCGCCACAGCTTCATCGCATACGGCAACGACCATGCGGGCAGTCCGCAGCCGATCGGCTTTGACGATGATGCGTGGCCGGATTACGTGCCTATTCCGGTGGCCGACACCATCCGCGTCGAAGACGATCTGCCTGCAGGTGCCGCCGCGGCGCTGATCAACCGGACCCACACGTACTCCGACCTGGTCCTGCCGATCAGCGCGCAGGAGGTCGGGATGCTCGATGCGATCGATGGACGCCGGTCGATCGCCGAGATCGCCAGTGATGACGCAAACCTCGGAATCGCGCGAGCGCTGTTCCAGCGCCTGTGGCGATACGACCAGATCCTGTTCGACGCATCGCGCTGACCGCATCCGCGATGGCGTCGGTTGGCACGAAACATGCTGTCGGCATGTGCGCGCGGAGTTAACGCGGCCAAGACCATGCTTGAGGGGTTCACTGTCGCCCTCTGATTTCCCGGCTGCGCGCTTGAGTGCGCCAGCGTCCGTGGCCCTGCGATGGTGAATCCCCGTCGGCTGCGTCTCCCGGTTGTCGACAAAGCCGAACCGTCAGGAATCATCAGCACAAGGATCCGACCATGGCAGCGACCAGGAAACCCAACATCCTCATCCTCTGGGGGGACGACATCGGCATCTGGAATATCAGCCATTTCAGCCGCGGCATGATGGGCTATCGAACACCGAACATCGATCGGGTGGCGGAAGAAGGCGTGACCTTCACGGATTACTACGCGCAGCAGAGCTGCACCGCCGGCCGCGCCTCGTTCATCTGCGGGCAGAACCCGATCCGCACCGGCCTGACCAAGGTGGGCATGCCAGGCGCAACAGTCGGCCTGCAGAAGGAAGACCCGACCATCGCCGAAATGCTCAAGCCGCTTGGCTATGCCACCGGCCAGTTCGGCAAGAACCATCTCGGCGACCGCGACGAGTACCTGCCGACCGTGCATGGCTTCGACGTCTTCTTCGGCAATCTCTATCACCTCAATGCCGAGGAAGAACCCGAGCTGCCCGACTATCCGAAGGACCCGAAGTTCAAGAAGGCGTTCGGCCCGCGCGGCGTGCTCGACTGCAAGGCGGACGGCAAGGGCGGACAGACGATCAAGGACACCGGGCCGCTCACCAAGAAGCGCATGGAAACCATCGACGAAGAGATCACCGAGCGTGCCCTGCAGTGGATGGAAGAGCAGGCCAAGGCGGACCAGCCGTTCTTCCTCTGGTACAACTCCACCGCCATGCACTTCCGCACCCACGTCGCCGAGAAGAACATCGGCAAGAGTGGACAGGATCCTTACAGCGATCGCATGGTCGTCCATGACGAACAGATCGGCATGATGCTCGACAAGCTCGAAGAGCTCGGCATCGCCGACAACACCATCGTCATGTACTCCACCGACAACGGCCCGGAGAACGACACCTGGC
Above is a genomic segment from Lysobacter sp. S4-A87 containing:
- a CDS encoding dihydrofolate reductase family protein; its protein translation is MTHFRRYAARKYVVSSTLRQVDWNAELVRGDLQEVVAQLKRQPGQGILVGGVKLPLALAELGLIDEYEFVVQPRLAGHGPTLLAGLSASVELKLVSSRELDSGTVVMRYVPAS
- a CDS encoding arylsulfatase, with protein sequence MAATRKPNILILWGDDIGIWNISHFSRGMMGYRTPNIDRVAEEGVTFTDYYAQQSCTAGRASFICGQNPIRTGLTKVGMPGATVGLQKEDPTIAEMLKPLGYATGQFGKNHLGDRDEYLPTVHGFDVFFGNLYHLNAEEEPELPDYPKDPKFKKAFGPRGVLDCKADGKGGQTIKDTGPLTKKRMETIDEEITERALQWMEEQAKADQPFFLWYNSTAMHFRTHVAEKNIGKSGQDPYSDRMVVHDEQIGMMLDKLEELGIADNTIVMYSTDNGPENDTWPDGANTPFRGQKDSNWEGGWRVPCFIRWPGKIKAGSVLNGIVSHIDMLPTLVAIAGDEDVKDKLLKGYKVGDKTFNVHLDGFNMVPYFTGKVKESPRDAIMYFSDDGDVIAVRVGDWKFNLAVQRAHQMNIWAEPFVKLRVPHIVSLRRDPFELADFNSNTYWDWMVNHIPQMYLMQAYVASQIESFKKFPPRQKPASFNLDAVLQQVSQPHT
- a CDS encoding class I SAM-dependent methyltransferase, whose amino-acid sequence is MDVVDFYERYPYPRPVESLDEYRLRWQDRDRRRAEYHLHWPANAYREDHSILIAGCGTSQAAKHAMRWPAARVVGIDFSATSVDRTLQLKQRHGLDNLQVHQLAIERVEALQQRFDWIVCTGVLHHLPDPDAGLAALRRVLDRDGAMQLMLYAPYGRAGIYMLQEFCQRIGIRATDDEIHKLIAALTLLPRGHPLENLLRQAPDFRQEAALADALLHPQDRAYTVPQVFDFIARAGLTFGRWVRQAPYSAYCGAPARIPQADRLRQLSPAGQFAAIELFRGTMLRHSFIAYGNDHAGSPQPIGFDDDAWPDYVPIPVADTIRVEDDLPAGAAAALINRTHTYSDLVLPISAQEVGMLDAIDGRRSIAEIASDDANLGIARALFQRLWRYDQILFDASR